The following coding sequences lie in one Mycobacterium sp. DL440 genomic window:
- a CDS encoding pitrilysin family protein has translation MNTTDVRRTDLPGGLRVVTEYIPSVRSASVGVWVGVGSRDEGRSVAGAAHFLEHLLFKATPTRSAVDIAQAVDAVGGELNAFTTREHTCYYAHVLDSDLELAVDLVADVVLRGRCATEDVEVERDVVLEEIAMRDDDPEDSLGDVFLSAMFGDHPVGRPVIGSVESIETMTRAQLHSFHVRRYTPERMIVAVAGNIDHDVVVSLVRQHFGPRLEAGRTAVAPRKGAGRVGGKPALLVVDRDGEQSHVSLGVRTPGRYWEHRWALSVLNTALGGGLSSRLFQQIRESRGLAYSVYSTVDTFADSGALSVYAGCQPERFDEVVRVTTDVLEGVARDGITADECRIAKGSLRGGLVLGLEDSGSRMHRIGRSELNYGEHRTIDHTLAQIEAVTLEEVNAVAHQLLSRDYGAAVLGPYRSKKALPQQLQTLVG, from the coding sequence CTGAATACCACTGATGTCCGCCGGACAGATCTGCCCGGCGGACTCCGGGTGGTCACTGAGTACATCCCGTCGGTGCGTTCGGCATCGGTCGGGGTCTGGGTAGGTGTCGGTTCCCGCGACGAAGGACGAAGCGTCGCGGGTGCCGCCCACTTTCTGGAGCACCTGCTGTTCAAGGCCACCCCGACGCGTAGCGCAGTCGACATAGCGCAGGCTGTCGATGCCGTCGGTGGTGAGCTGAACGCGTTCACGACGCGCGAGCACACCTGCTATTACGCGCATGTGCTCGATTCCGATCTGGAGCTCGCGGTCGACCTGGTCGCCGACGTCGTGCTGCGGGGCCGTTGCGCCACTGAGGATGTCGAGGTGGAACGCGATGTCGTCCTCGAAGAGATCGCCATGCGCGACGACGATCCCGAGGACAGTCTCGGCGACGTCTTCCTCTCGGCGATGTTCGGCGATCACCCGGTGGGACGCCCGGTGATCGGCAGCGTCGAGTCGATCGAGACGATGACGCGCGCACAGCTGCATTCGTTCCACGTCCGCCGTTACACCCCGGAACGGATGATCGTGGCGGTGGCGGGCAACATCGACCACGACGTGGTCGTGTCGTTGGTGCGCCAGCATTTCGGTCCGCGTCTGGAAGCCGGGCGCACCGCAGTGGCGCCGCGTAAGGGCGCGGGACGGGTCGGCGGCAAGCCGGCGTTGCTCGTGGTCGACCGCGACGGGGAGCAGAGCCACGTGTCGCTGGGCGTTCGCACGCCGGGCCGGTACTGGGAGCACCGCTGGGCGCTGTCGGTGCTCAACACCGCACTCGGCGGCGGCCTGAGTTCCCGTCTGTTCCAGCAGATTCGCGAATCCCGCGGCCTGGCCTATTCGGTGTACTCGACGGTGGACACCTTCGCTGACAGCGGGGCACTCTCGGTGTATGCGGGATGTCAGCCGGAACGGTTCGACGAAGTGGTCCGGGTGACCACCGATGTTCTGGAAGGCGTTGCCAGAGACGGGATCACCGCCGACGAATGCCGGATCGCCAAGGGCTCGTTGCGTGGTGGGCTGGTGCTCGGGCTGGAGGATTCCGGATCGCGCATGCACCGGATCGGGCGTAGCGAGCTCAACTACGGTGAACACCGGACCATCGATCACACGCTGGCCCAGATCGAGGCGGTGACTCTCGAAGAGGTCAACGCCGTCGCTCACCAGTTGCTGTCCCGCGACTACGGTGCCGCGGTGCTCGGCCCATATCGGTCGAAAAAGGCTCTGCCGCAACAGCTTCAAACTCTCGTCGGCTGA
- the bla gene encoding class A beta-lactamase, translated as MTGLSRRNVLIGSLMAAAAVGAGVGAAAPAFAAPIDDQIAELERRDNALIGLYAANLDSGQTLTHRPDEMFAMCSTFKGYAAARVLQLVGRGQLSLDNLVFVDPEAIVPNSPVTETHAGAEMTLAELCQAALQRSDNTAGNLLLKTIDGPAGVTAFARSIGDERTRLDRWEVELNTAIPGDPRDTSTPAALAGGYRAILAGDALGPPQRRQLEDWMRANQTSSLRPGLPDGWTTADKTGSGDYGSTNDVGIAYGPDGQRLLLALMTRSQADDPKADNLRPLIGELTALLLPSLL; from the coding sequence GTGACTGGACTCTCGCGGCGCAATGTTCTGATCGGTTCGCTCATGGCGGCGGCGGCCGTCGGTGCCGGTGTGGGGGCCGCCGCTCCGGCCTTCGCGGCCCCGATTGATGACCAGATCGCAGAACTGGAACGTCGGGACAATGCCCTGATCGGCTTGTACGCTGCCAATCTGGACTCCGGACAGACCCTCACCCATCGGCCGGACGAGATGTTCGCGATGTGCTCGACCTTCAAGGGTTATGCCGCTGCGCGGGTGCTGCAGCTGGTCGGGCGCGGGCAGTTGTCGCTGGACAACCTGGTGTTCGTCGACCCGGAGGCGATCGTGCCGAATTCGCCGGTCACCGAGACCCATGCCGGCGCCGAGATGACGCTGGCGGAATTGTGCCAGGCCGCGCTGCAGCGCAGTGACAACACGGCGGGCAACCTGCTGCTGAAAACCATTGACGGACCGGCGGGTGTCACCGCGTTCGCCCGCAGCATCGGAGACGAGCGCACCCGGTTGGACCGCTGGGAGGTTGAACTGAATACGGCGATACCTGGGGACCCGCGGGATACCAGCACGCCGGCGGCATTGGCAGGTGGATACCGCGCGATCCTCGCCGGTGACGCATTGGGCCCGCCGCAGCGGCGCCAGCTGGAGGACTGGATGCGGGCCAATCAGACCTCGAGCCTGCGTCCCGGACTGCCGGACGGCTGGACTACCGCCGACAAGACCGGGAGCGGGGATTACGGCAGCACCAACGACGTCGGGATCGCCTATGGGCCCGACGGACAACGGCTGTTGCTGGCCCTCATGACGCGGTCGCAGGCCGACGACCCGAAGGCCGACAACCTGCGCCCGCTCATCGGTGAGCTGACCGCTCTGCTGCTGCCGTCGCTACTCTGA